The following are from one region of the Deltaproteobacteria bacterium genome:
- the folP gene encoding dihydropteroate synthase, with protein sequence MQMEPKGRTLVMGVLNVTPDSFSDGGRFQHLDTALEQAVRMVREGADIIDVGGESTRPFSDPASLEEELERVIPVIEGILQQADIPISVDTYKSAVAIAALDAGATIVNDISALRFDPEMARVAAEREVPVILMHMRGEPKNMQVHPHYDDVVGDIRAFFLERMEFARRQGIPEDRIVLDPGIGFGKTVNHNLEIIRRMGEFLPLGRPLLLGSSRKSFIGKILNRDVDDREIGTNATVAIGVYNGARIVRVHDVASAKETVLMVEAIKAGFHG encoded by the coding sequence ATGCAAATGGAACCAAAGGGTCGCACCCTCGTCATGGGGGTGTTGAATGTTACACCGGATTCGTTCTCGGATGGAGGAAGGTTCCAACATCTCGATACGGCCCTCGAACAGGCCGTGAGAATGGTCCGGGAGGGGGCGGATATCATCGACGTCGGCGGCGAGTCCACGCGCCCCTTTTCAGATCCCGCGTCTCTGGAGGAGGAACTGGAGCGGGTGATCCCCGTTATTGAGGGGATCCTCCAGCAGGCGGATATCCCCATTTCCGTGGACACCTATAAGAGCGCGGTGGCTATAGCCGCCCTGGATGCAGGGGCGACCATCGTCAATGACATCAGCGCCCTTCGTTTCGATCCGGAAATGGCTCGCGTGGCGGCGGAGCGGGAGGTCCCGGTGATCTTGATGCACATGCGGGGCGAGCCTAAGAACATGCAAGTGCATCCTCACTACGACGACGTGGTCGGAGACATACGAGCGTTCTTTCTCGAGCGAATGGAATTCGCCCGTCGCCAAGGCATCCCCGAGGACCGGATCGTTCTGGACCCCGGCATCGGATTTGGAAAAACGGTGAACCACAATCTGGAAATCATCAGGCGTATGGGCGAGTTTTTGCCGCTGGGGCGGCCGTTGCTCCTGGGATCCTCCCGGAAGTCGTTTATCGGAAAAATACTGAACAGAGATGTGGACGATCGGGAAATCGGAACAAACGCCACGGTGGCGATCGGAGTTTACAACGGCGCCCGAATCGTGCGAGTCCACGACGTTGCTTCCGCCAAGGAAACCGTTCTCATGGTAGAGGCCATTAAAGCCGGGTTTCATGGATAA
- a CDS encoding TIGR00159 family protein — MLELIKVFRWQDVVDILAVAFLIYRVLVFIRRTRALQMLIGLALLILAFFLSEKLDFFTLRWILNSFLSSIIIVIFILFQSEIRRGLTQVGKGTFFWDVQEQLQLVEEISRAAIQMASKKAGGLIVIERSTGLKDYAENGVQIDAAVHRDLLSSIFNTESRLHDGAVIIRNGRITSAACFLPLTANPSVSRYFGSRHRAAMGITEETDAVAVLISEEEGQVSIVVDGKISPRMDRAALQGTLRDLITGREGRKRKTKDR; from the coding sequence ATGTTGGAGCTTATCAAGGTTTTTCGATGGCAGGATGTCGTAGACATTCTGGCGGTTGCGTTCCTGATCTATCGGGTGCTCGTTTTCATCCGAAGAACGCGTGCGCTCCAAATGCTGATCGGTCTCGCACTTCTGATTCTGGCTTTTTTTCTCTCCGAAAAACTGGATTTCTTCACACTCCGATGGATTCTTAACAGCTTCCTCAGTTCCATCATTATTGTCATTTTCATTCTGTTTCAATCCGAGATCCGTCGCGGACTCACGCAGGTGGGTAAAGGCACCTTTTTCTGGGACGTGCAGGAACAGCTCCAGTTGGTGGAGGAGATCAGCCGGGCCGCGATCCAGATGGCCAGTAAGAAAGCGGGAGGTCTGATCGTCATCGAACGCTCGACCGGTCTCAAGGATTACGCCGAAAACGGAGTACAGATCGACGCCGCCGTGCACAGGGATCTCCTTTCGTCCATTTTCAATACGGAGTCCCGTTTGCATGACGGCGCCGTGATCATACGAAATGGAAGAATCACTTCCGCCGCCTGCTTTCTCCCGCTGACGGCGAATCCGAGCGTCAGCCGTTACTTCGGATCGCGGCACCGCGCGGCCATGGGGATCACGGAAGAAACGGACGCCGTGGCGGTTCTGATTTCCGAAGAGGAGGGGCAGGTGTCCATCGTTGTGGATGGCAAAATCAGTCCCCGGATGGATCGCGCGGCATTGCAAGGCACGCTCCGCGATCTCATCACCGGCCGGGAGGGACGAAAGCGAAAGACGAAGGACCGTTAA